Proteins encoded in a region of the Carassius auratus strain Wakin chromosome 21, ASM336829v1, whole genome shotgun sequence genome:
- the ghrb gene encoding growth hormone receptor b: MMETTLFICIMLTCAVATQSVPPTIQGQTSTLPHLTGCFSRELMTFRCQWETGSLQNHTEHEDLRLFYILEKDSKKWMECPSYSSIRENECYFNSSNTVIWFPYVVQLRSRSLDIVYDEISFNVEDIVFPDPPVGLNWTLLSMGSAGLIYDVVVSWDPPPSAAENVKTGWISLVYETQYREKGSDQWNSLNNGKDTEAYIYALRSNIEYEVRVRSKMRGYNFGVFSESIFILIPYKESRIPITAVLVFAAISIMIILMLVVVSRQQKLMVIFLPPVPGPKIKGIDPVLLLKGQLTEFTSILGTHPSLRPELYSNDSWVEFIEVDFDEPHESQEELLIADSPVSDSPQMSSSFRDDDSGRASCCDPDLSDHDQTDLHHPSTSSHDGFHLLSRAQTGPQQPAAFSPQDTTWSNSLYSQVSDVSHHGGVVLSPEEKETIALKDKNHNNEKEIQQLVVIPDEQGYTSEFVASTISAHHNKPNPPTDQLQSQEQHAAFRDLKNLSTETVTSSQSTAFPILAKPTSPEYTMVDGVDWKNSLLLKPNTPTVPQKAAVKTLPTPEGYLTPDLLDNITP, encoded by the exons ATGATGGAGACCACCCTTTTCATCTGTATCATGTTGACCTGTGCTGTGGCAACACAAAGTGTGCCTCCTACAATACAAG GTCAGACTTCAACACTGCCTCATCTGACTGGCTGCTTTTCTCGAGAGCTGATGACTTTCCGTTGTCAGTGGGAGACTGGATCCCTCCAGAACCACACGGAACATGAGGATCTGAGACTTTTCTACATATTAGAAAA GGATTCTAAGAAATGGATGGAATGTCCAAGTTACAGTTCCATAAGGGAAAATGAATGCTACTTCAATTCCAGTAACACCGTTATATGGTTCCCTTATGTGGTCCAGCTGCGTTCACGCTCTCTTGACATTGTTTATGACGAAATTTCCTTCAACGTGGAGGACATTG TGTTTCCAGACCCGCCTGTAGGACTGAACTGGACTCTTCTGAGCATGGGCTCAGCTGGCTTAATCTATGACGTTGTTGTGAGCTGGGATCCACCCCCATCTGCTGCAGAGAATGTGAAGACAGGATGGATCTCGCTGGTTTATGAGACCCAGTACAGAGAAAAGGGTTCAGACCAGTGGAACTCA CTGAATAATGGCAAAGATACAGAGGCGTACATCTACGCTCTGCGCAGCAACATTGAATACGAAGTCAGAGTCAGGTCAAAAATGAGAGGCTACAACTTTGGTGTCTTCAGTGAATCAATCTTTATACTCATTCCTTACAAAG AATCAAGAATTCCTATTACAGCTGTGTTGGTCTTTGCTGCCATCAgtattatgattattttgatgCTGGTTGTAGTTTCACGTCAACAAAA GTTAATGGTGATTTTCCTGCCGCCAGTCCCTGGACCAAAAATCAAGGGAATTGACCCTGTACTTTTACTG AAAGGTCAGCTGACTGAATTCACCTCAATCTTAGGCACTCACCCCAGCTTGCGGCCAGAACTGTACAGCAATGATTCATGGGTAGAGTTCATTGAGGTGGACTTCGACGAACCGCATGAGAGCCAGGAGGAGCTTCTTATTGCCGATTCTCCGGTTTCTGATTCTCCTCAAATGTCCAGTAGTTTCAGGGATGATGACTCGGGTCGGGCTAGCTGCTGTGATCCTGATCTGTCTGATCACGATCAAACGGATCTACATCATCCTTCAACCAGCAGCCACGATGGCTTCCACCTATTGTCACGTGCACAGACTGGGCCACAGCAACCTGCAGCCTTCTCTCCACAAGACACTACCTGGTCAAACAGTCTTTACTCACAGGTCAGTGACGTCAGTCATCATGGTGGAGTTGTACTTTCTCCTGAAGAGAAAGAAACGATCGCTCTGAAGGATAAAAACCACAATAATGAGAAAGAAATCCAACAGTTGGTGGTGATCCCTGATGAACAAGGCTACACCTCAGAGTTTGTTGCCAGCACAATCAGTGCCCACCACAATAAACCAAACCCACCGACAGACCAATTACAGAGTCAAGAACAACACGCTGCATTCAGAGACCTTAAAAATCTTAGCACTGAGACTGTTACGTCCTCTCAGTCCACAGCATTTCCCATCCTTGCAAAGCCTACCAGTCCAGAGTACACCATGGTAGATGGCGTGgattggaaaaacagtctcctCCTGAAACCAAATACACCAACCGTCCCACAGAAGGCGGCAGTGAAGACTTTGCCCACTCCTGAAGGGTACTTGACTCCTGACCTACTCGACAACATAACACCTTAA
- the LOC113038933 gene encoding coiled-coil domain-containing protein 152 produces MKKLTAVDLTKLVKDFIQLEHKITEMKGENNTLEIQLDETSRLLKFSQNKEKQLIEERDGLLETVKGLQQTLHQQCDLRVENESLKNAALQMKKENEAQLKESNTRLQRMAAEMKALQDQHQRELEDCDKETQRKLDAKDTELKVAHERYECALEEMRRQMREKEKENQSQIIKLQMEFGAKLARAQSMSIKSQPQTQASAPHPQNIFKRKLQFIQEEKNKEIEVLRQRVRELEQQSLHGLMDSRLKRRKI; encoded by the exons ATGAAAAAGCTCACTGCCGTCGACTTGACTAAACTCGTCAAAGATTTCATCCAACTGGAGCAT AAAATTACAGAGATGAAAGGGGAAAATAATACTCTTGAAATACAGCTGGACGAGACCAGCAGACTTCTAAAATTCTCACAGAACAAGGAGAAACAGTTAATTGAAG AGAGAGATGGGCTTTTGGAAACTGTCAAAGGTCTGCAGCAAACCTTACATCAACAGTGCGACCTCAGAG TTGAAAATGAAAGTCTGAAAAATGCAGCTCTtcagatgaaaaaagaaaacgAAGCTCAATTAAAG GAAAGCAATACTCGGCTTCAGAGGATGGCAGCTGAGATGAAAGCCCTTCAAGATCAACACCAGAGGGAGTTAGAAGACTGTGATAAAGAAACACAAAGGAAAC tggaTGCTAAAGATACAGAACTGAAAGTGGCTCATGAAAGATATGAATGTGCTTTGGAGGAGATGAGAAGGCAgatgagagagaaggagaaagaaaacCAAAGCCAAATCATTAAACTTCAAATGGAG tttGGTGCTAAGCTTGCAAGGGCCCAGAGCATGTCCATAAAGAGTCAGCCACAGACACAAGCATCTGCTCCTCATCCacagaatatatttaaaaga AAGCTCCAGTTCATTCAGGAGGAGAAAAACAAAGAGATTGAGGTTCTGCGTCAGAGGGTGAGAGAGCTGGAACAGCAGAGCCTTCACGGATTGATGGACTCTCGTCTGAAGAGGAGGAAAATCTGA
- the LOC113038916 gene encoding serine/threonine-protein kinase NIM1, whose protein sequence is MPAKASQVLPQVHRHNIYTVTDSSECGSETEEDGDPSKHPTPLEKLTLEMCNDEDTIKELTVGRRVGFYKVRGQIGCGNFSKVKLAIHALTKDKVAIKIMDKMRLDLQTQRMLSREISNMESLYHPNLLQLYEVLETPSRLYLVLEFAGGGDLHTRISTGGKLSDQESKIVFAQILSAVKYMHENNIIHRDLKAENVLYTTNSCIKVADFGFSKRVNNRNQTLDTFCGSPPYAAPELFKDESYIGPPVDVWAMGILLFFMVTGTLPFRAETVAKLRQSVLEGAYVLPTWVSAPCQRLIRGILKPEPLERCALDQMLGCEWLLPVELFRPIPPLYQLNPVHLIEASPAELDRDLKEVKGILEKLGVTQEHILNNQGKRIRSPFTGVYRILLHRVKRNNGAESVPIISGVVKDPKRDSLRAYRNLRHSSKLCVLS, encoded by the exons ATGCCTGCAAAGGCAAGTCAGGTGTTGCCACAGGTGCATCGGCACAACATTTACACTGTGACGGACAGCTCGGAATGTGGGTCAGAGACGGAAGAGGATGGAGACCCTTCCAAGCACCCGACACCACTGGAAAAGTTAACGCTGGAAATGTGCAATGACGAAGATACCATAAAAGAACTGACGGTGGGCAGAAGGGTGGGATTCTATAAAGTCCGTGGTCAGATCGGCTGTGGCAACTTTTCGAAGGTCAAACTGGCCATCCATGCACTCACCAAAG ACAAGGTGGCCATTAAGATCATGGATAAGATGAGGCTCGATCTGCAGACTCAGCGGATGCTGTCCCGAGAGATCTCCAACATGGAGAGCTTGTATCATCCAAACTTACTGCAACTCTATGAGGTGTTAGAGACGCCAAGTCGGTTGTACCTGGTTCTAGAGTTCGCTGGAGGAGGAGACCTCCACACCAGAATCAGCACAGGAGGAAAACTTTCTGACCAAGAGAGCAAGATTGTATTCGCCCAAATCCTGTCAGCAGTCAAATACATG CATGAGAACAACATCATCCATCGAGATCTGAAGGCAGAAAATGTTCTTTATACAACCAATTCCTGCATAAAAGTGGCTGATTTTGGCTTCAGCAAGAGGGTCAACAATCGCAACCAAACCCTAGACACCTTTTGTGGTTCTCCTCCTTATGCAGCTCCAGAACTCTTCAAAGATGAGTCTTACATCGGGCCACCTGTGGATGTGTGGGCAATGGGCATCCTACTTTTTTTCATGGTGACTGGCACATTGCCTTTCCGCGCTGAGACTGTGGCTAAGTTGCGCCAAAGTGTGCTGGAGGGTGCCTACGTCCTGCCAACCTGGGTATCAGCTCCATGTCAGAGGCTGATCAGGGGCATCTTGAAGCCAGAGCCTTTGGAGCGATGTGCACTGGACCAGATGCTGGGCTGCGAGTGGCTGCTGCCGGTGGAACTCTTCCGGCCTATTCCTCCCTTATACCAGCTCAACCCCGTCCATCTAATAGAGGCCAGCCCAGCGGAGTTAGACAGAGACCTGAAAGAGGTAAAAGGAATCCTGGAAAAACTGGGAGTCACTCAGGAACATATTCTCAATAACCAAGGAAAGCGCATCCGCAGTCCTTTTACAGGGGTTTACCGCATACTACTGCACAGAGTTAAAAGAAACAATGGAGCTGAGTCTGTGCCTATAATCAGTGGAGTCGTCAAAGATCCTAAAAGAGACAGTCTCCGTGCCTATAGGAACCTACGGCACTCCTCGAAATTGTGTGTGCTCTCTTAA
- the LOC113038936 gene encoding growth arrest and DNA damage-inducible protein GADD45 gamma-like, with protein MTLEEVLIQKPSERAQCTGKALEEVLGSAKANDCLTIGVYESAKVMNVDPDCVSFCVLAMDEEFECDIALQIHFTLIQAFCFDNDISIVRVNDMQRLSEIVGDSAEQFEDAHCVLITNPAEDSWEDPALEKLHLFCEESRSYNEWVPEITLPER; from the exons ATGACTCTTGAAGAAGTTCTCATCCAGAAGCCCAGCGAGAGGGCTCAGTGCACTGGAAAAGCACTGGAAGAAGTTTTGGGTTCTGCCAAAGCAAACGACTGCCTTACCATTGGCGTTTACGAGTCTGCCAAAGTTATGAATGT TGACCCAGACTGCGTGTCTTTCTGCGTCCTGGCGATGGATGAGGAGTTTGAGTGCGACATCGCTCTCCAAATCCACTTCACTCTCATCCAAGCCTTCTGTTTCGACAACGACATCAGCATCGTTAGAGTGAATGACATGCAGCGTCTTTCTGAGATTGTTGGTGACAGTGCTGAACAATTTGAGGATGCTCACTGCGTGCTTATCACG AACCCAGCTGAGGACTCATGGGAGGATCCAGCTCTGGAGAAGCTACATCTGTTCTGTGAAGAAAGTCGCAGCTATAACGAGTGGGTTCCTGAGATCACTCTGCCCGAGCGTTGA
- the LOC113038931 gene encoding 28S ribosomal protein S2, mitochondrial-like isoform X1, whose translation MAAGVLPRVRQVLRSPRLVSAVFSCHGQTFSSAAAAPDTAATEKILNFPLTQPDYFHLSELFTIKDLFEARVHLGHKKGCRHRLMEPYLFGSRLDTDIIDLEQTAEHLQRALNFTAHVAYRGGIILFVSRRRQFGHLIETTARECGEYAHTRYWKGGLLTNASIQYSPGVRLPDLILFFSTLNNVFQQHVGIRDAAKMNIPTMGIVDSNCNPSLITYPVPGNDDTPVAMEMYCRLFKMTINRAKDKRRQMELLKGISASV comes from the exons ATGGCAGCGGGCGTCTTACCTAGAG TAAGGCAGGTTCTCCGGAGCCCTCGGTTGGTCTCTGCTGTGTTCTCATGTCACGGACAGACATTCAGCTCCGCTGCAGCAGCGCCAGACACCG CTGCTACAGAGAAGATTCTGAACTTCCCACTCACTCAACCGGACTATTTCCACTTGTCTGAGCTCTTCACCATAAAGGACCTGTTTGAAGCCCGTGTCCATCTTGGACATAAGAAAGGCTGCAGGCATAG GCTGATGGAACCGTATTTGTTTGGTTCTCGTCTGGACACAGACATCATTGATCTGGAGCAGACAGCAGAGCACCTGCAGCGGGCGCTCAACTTCACGGCTCACGTGGCGTACCGCGGCGGCATCATCCTGTTCGTCAGCCGCAGGCGGCAGTTCGGTCACCTGATCGAGACGACGGCGCGGGAGTGCGGCGAATACGCTCACACACGCTACTGGAAGGGCGGCCTGCTCACCAACGCCTCCATCCAGTACAGCCCCGGCGTCCGGCTGCCGGACCTCATCCTTTTCTTCTCCACGCTCAATAACGTCTTCCAGCAGCACGTCGGCATCCGGGACGCGGCCAAAATGAATATTCCCACGATGGGGATTGTGGACTCTAACTGTAACCCCAGTCTCATCACGTACCCCGTGCCCGGCAACGATGACACTCCTGTTGCCATGGAGATGTACTGCCGGTTATTTAAAATGACCATTAACAGAGCAAAGGACAAGAGGAGACAGATGGAGCTTCTCAAGGGGATTTCAGCCTCAGTTTGA
- the LOC113038931 gene encoding 28S ribosomal protein S2, mitochondrial-like isoform X2 codes for MMKRSLHVCNKTRDIISATEKILNFPLTQPDYFHLSELFTIKDLFEARVHLGHKKGCRHRLMEPYLFGSRLDTDIIDLEQTAEHLQRALNFTAHVAYRGGIILFVSRRRQFGHLIETTARECGEYAHTRYWKGGLLTNASIQYSPGVRLPDLILFFSTLNNVFQQHVGIRDAAKMNIPTMGIVDSNCNPSLITYPVPGNDDTPVAMEMYCRLFKMTINRAKDKRRQMELLKGISASV; via the exons ATGATGAAGAGATCATTACACGTGTGTAATAAAACTAGAGATATTATCT CTGCTACAGAGAAGATTCTGAACTTCCCACTCACTCAACCGGACTATTTCCACTTGTCTGAGCTCTTCACCATAAAGGACCTGTTTGAAGCCCGTGTCCATCTTGGACATAAGAAAGGCTGCAGGCATAG GCTGATGGAACCGTATTTGTTTGGTTCTCGTCTGGACACAGACATCATTGATCTGGAGCAGACAGCAGAGCACCTGCAGCGGGCGCTCAACTTCACGGCTCACGTGGCGTACCGCGGCGGCATCATCCTGTTCGTCAGCCGCAGGCGGCAGTTCGGTCACCTGATCGAGACGACGGCGCGGGAGTGCGGCGAATACGCTCACACACGCTACTGGAAGGGCGGCCTGCTCACCAACGCCTCCATCCAGTACAGCCCCGGCGTCCGGCTGCCGGACCTCATCCTTTTCTTCTCCACGCTCAATAACGTCTTCCAGCAGCACGTCGGCATCCGGGACGCGGCCAAAATGAATATTCCCACGATGGGGATTGTGGACTCTAACTGTAACCCCAGTCTCATCACGTACCCCGTGCCCGGCAACGATGACACTCCTGTTGCCATGGAGATGTACTGCCGGTTATTTAAAATGACCATTAACAGAGCAAAGGACAAGAGGAGACAGATGGAGCTTCTCAAGGGGATTTCAGCCTCAGTTTGA